One Candidatus Zixiibacteriota bacterium DNA segment encodes these proteins:
- the miaA gene encoding tRNA (adenosine(37)-N6)-dimethylallyltransferase MiaA produces MKYIIVCGPTGSGKTSLGIQIALRYNGEVINADSRQIYKHTNIGTAKPTPDECLRVKHHLIDILELHEKFSAFRFASLAKDLINDITDRNKLPIIVGGTGLYLKAITEGLFKAPEPDEEYRRELEQICQQDGPEKLHRMLAVIDPASAEKINPRHSSRLIRAIEIYKLTGKPISEIQKNGDYRKTGKPLWLGLMPARDILYNRINKRVDDMIDAGFEQEVLNLKPFLDVLRKKKMVGYNDMISYLFDKNIDKDQTINKIKQRHRNYAKRQITWFRKVKNIRWFDSTKKDYANIIYKICDKYLKKT; encoded by the coding sequence ATGAAATACATTATAGTCTGCGGACCTACAGGTTCCGGCAAAACCAGCCTTGGAATACAAATAGCTCTTCGATATAACGGCGAGGTCATTAACGCCGATTCGCGTCAGATATATAAACATACCAACATAGGCACAGCCAAACCAACACCCGATGAATGCCTGAGAGTAAAGCATCACCTGATAGATATCTTAGAACTTCACGAAAAATTCTCAGCTTTCAGGTTTGCCTCGCTGGCAAAAGATTTAATCAATGATATTACAGACAGAAATAAACTGCCGATAATAGTCGGCGGCACCGGTTTATATCTAAAAGCTATAACCGAGGGTTTATTTAAAGCGCCCGAACCGGATGAGGAATACCGTCGGGAACTTGAACAAATATGCCAACAGGATGGTCCCGAAAAACTTCACCGGATGCTTGCCGTGATAGACCCGGCAAGCGCTGAAAAAATCAATCCTCGGCATTCCTCGCGATTAATCAGGGCTATCGAGATATATAAACTGACAGGCAAGCCGATTTCGGAAATACAAAAAAACGGAGACTACCGGAAAACGGGTAAGCCGCTATGGCTGGGACTCATGCCGGCAAGAGATATTTTATATAACAGGATTAATAAACGTGTCGATGATATGATTGATGCTGGTTTTGAGCAGGAAGTGTTAAATCTAAAACCTTTTCTGGATGTGCTGCGTAAGAAGAAGATGGTTGGCTATAATGATATGATATCTTATCTGTTTGATAAAAATATTGATAAAGACCAGACAATAAATAAAATCAAACAGCGCCATCGCAATTATGCCAAAAGGCAGATTACCTGGTTTCGCAAGGTGAAAAACATTCGCTGGTTTGATTCAACAAAGAAAGATTATGCCAATATAATTTACAAGATTTGTGATAAATACTTGAAAAAGACTTGA
- the mutL gene encoding DNA mismatch repair endonuclease MutL, with protein sequence MPRIKKLPELLIDKIAAGEVVENPASVIKELVENALDAGADTLDLTIERGGTRLIKLVDNGSGIPRDQLRLAFDRHATSKLENEADIQAIASYGFRGEALPAIASVSIVEMTSAVAGAKEGARIRIEGGNEILLDPAPARQGCVVSVKQLFYNTPARRKFLKSDTSETRKATAIFCKYAVSRFTNAMKMVSDKKEILNYPHDKKLIDRLSRLWGNKVSSHLIEVEDSFEGLHLHGFVTRPEISRGNRNQIHLNVNGRPIYDVSLMHAIRSGYGNALDSGFFPMAAVFIDIDKSAVDVNVHPAKTEVRFADEKYLYSKLRKLVETAVRVPALFTAHSIANNKSDFKGTISRMADSETHQPAGHKSEIVIKYSHGNNTNHGCPDDKDSQITQEAEQELDIGGERFQQYYNTFIMGFRDGKIWMIDQHTAHERILYEAALNNLCERPGASQRLLFDLSIELEPEEMAVFEKHRNYLERLGFEIEPFGGRAVIIRGVPCYFESSAIEDIFRNLLNSFSDNLSTGEDAVMALASSVACHAAIKAGESLSQEQMQGLFNRLFECQEPFQCPHGRPTVVSISREDLEKIFKRR encoded by the coding sequence TGTGATTAAAGAGTTAGTCGAGAATGCGCTTGATGCGGGCGCTGATACGCTCGACTTGACTATCGAACGCGGCGGCACAAGACTTATCAAGCTGGTAGATAACGGCAGCGGTATCCCGCGCGACCAGCTTCGCTTAGCTTTCGACCGTCATGCTACCTCCAAGCTGGAAAATGAGGCTGACATTCAGGCGATTGCCAGCTATGGTTTCCGAGGCGAGGCCTTGCCGGCGATAGCCTCAGTTTCGATTGTAGAAATGACGAGCGCAGTAGCGGGAGCCAAAGAGGGCGCTCGAATCAGGATAGAGGGCGGTAATGAAATCCTGCTCGACCCGGCGCCGGCGCGCCAGGGTTGCGTGGTTTCTGTCAAACAGCTATTTTACAACACTCCTGCCCGGCGCAAGTTTCTAAAATCCGACACCTCCGAAACGCGTAAAGCCACAGCTATTTTCTGCAAATATGCTGTCAGCCGCTTCACTAATGCCATGAAAATGGTATCAGACAAAAAGGAGATATTAAACTACCCGCATGACAAGAAACTGATTGACCGATTATCCCGCTTGTGGGGCAATAAGGTCAGCTCCCATCTTATTGAAGTAGAGGATTCGTTTGAGGGGCTTCACCTTCACGGTTTCGTAACGCGCCCCGAAATTAGCCGCGGCAACCGCAACCAGATTCATCTGAATGTCAATGGCCGCCCGATATATGATGTTTCTCTCATGCATGCTATCCGTTCGGGCTATGGCAACGCTTTGGATTCGGGATTTTTTCCGATGGCGGCTGTGTTCATTGATATTGACAAGTCCGCTGTCGATGTTAATGTTCATCCGGCTAAAACCGAGGTCAGATTTGCCGATGAGAAATATCTCTATTCGAAATTACGGAAGCTTGTCGAAACGGCGGTGCGTGTTCCGGCGCTTTTTACAGCCCATTCTATTGCGAACAACAAAAGCGATTTCAAAGGCACGATAAGCAGAATGGCAGACAGCGAAACCCATCAGCCAGCAGGACATAAATCGGAGATAGTTATAAAATACAGTCATGGAAACAACACCAATCACGGCTGCCCGGATGATAAAGACTCTCAGATTACTCAAGAGGCGGAACAGGAACTCGATATCGGCGGCGAAAGGTTTCAGCAATATTATAATACATTTATTATGGGGTTTCGCGATGGTAAAATCTGGATGATTGACCAGCATACAGCACATGAACGAATACTCTACGAGGCGGCTTTAAATAACCTGTGCGAACGTCCCGGCGCCTCGCAGCGATTACTTTTCGATCTCTCGATTGAACTCGAACCCGAAGAGATGGCTGTTTTCGAAAAACACCGGAATTATTTAGAACGTCTGGGATTTGAGATTGAGCCATTCGGCGGCAGAGCGGTAATAATAAGAGGCGTGCCGTGTTATTTTGAAAGCTCCGCCATCGAGGATATCTTTCGAAACTTGTTAAACAGCTTTTCTGATAATCTTTCTACCGGCGAGGACGCCGTTATGGCGTTAGCCTCATCAGTTGCCTGCCATGCCGCTATCAAAGCGGGCGAATCGTTGTCTCAGGAACAGATGCAGGGTTTGTTCAATCGTCTTTTTGAATGCCAAGAACCTTTCCAGTGCCCGCATGGACGGCCGACAGTAGTTTCAATCTCTCGCGAAGACTTGGAAAAAATATTCAAACGGCGATGA